A window of Streptomyces sp. NBC_01224 genomic DNA:
CGCGCACGGCGCCCAGCAGGTCGCGGCCGGGGCCCGGTTGCGTGCGCTGCGCGCCGCGCTCGCGCTCGTGAATGCCCTGCGCGCCGGACTTCCCGGGGGCCCGGCAACCGGGCCGCGCACCCCCCGTACCGCAGTCGACGCCCCGGCCCCAACCACCGGGGACCCGTTGCAGCACATGGTGATCAGGCGCGGGCCGCCCCCCGTATACGCACTCGCAGCCTGACGCGACACCCTCCACTCGATGCACGCACGACTCGACTCACGCACCCACCCGGTGCCGTGCGAGTCGGCGTAGGCATGCCGCACATGAGGTAGAGGTGTCGCGATGCCGTCGCGCACCCGCGCGCCGGACCACCTTTCCTTCGTGCTTCCGTGGAGAGACTCCTGTCATGAACGTTTCCCGCATTGCCCTCGCCGGCGGCATCGCCGCGTCCACCGTGCTGATCCTCGCCGGTACGGCCTCCGCGCACGTCAGCGTGCAGCCCCAGGGCGAGGCCGCCAAGGGCGGTTACGCCACCGTCAACTTCAAGGTCCCCAACGAGCGCGACAACGCCGCGACGACCAAGGTCGAGGTCAACTTCCCGACCGACCACCCGTTGGCCTCCGTCATGCCGCAGGCCGTGCCCGGCTGGGACATCGAGGTCACCAGGAGCAAGCTGGCCAAGCCGCTCGAGATGCATGGCCAGAAGATCAACGAGGCCGTCTCCAAGGTCACCTGGACGGCCAAGGGCGACAAGGACGAGCGCGGCATCCGCCCGGGCGACTTCCAGCAGTTCCCGCTCTCCATCGGCCAGCTTCCCGAGGACGCCGACCAGCTGGTGTTCAAGGCCATCCAGACGTACGACAACAAGGAAGTCGTCCGCTGGATCGAGGAGCAGAAGGACGGTGCCGCCGAGCCCGAGAGCCCGGCACCGGTCCTCAAGCTGACCGCGGCGACCGCCGACGAGCACAGCGCAGCCGCCGGCGCCACCGCGAAAGCAGCGGACAAGCAGACGACGGCCGCGTCGGACGAGTCTTCCAGTGACACCACGGCCCGCGTCCTCGGCATCGTCGGCATCGTCATCGGCGCCGCGGGGGTGACCTTCGGCGTCCTCGCCGGCCGCCGCCGCACCGCCTGACCCACAGCCCCATCAGTCCCACCGACCCACCAGGAATCAGTGCTCCATGCGTAAGAAAACGGTGCTGGCCGCGGCGTTCGTCGCCGCGGCCGCGCTCACCCTGTCCGCCTGCGGCAGCAGCGACGACGGCGCGAAGAAGCCCATCGCCGATGTGTCCGTCCAGGCCAAGACCAAGGCCGCGACGGTACTCGACCAGCCGTTCACCAAGCCCGACCTCGTCCTCACCGACACCCACGGCAAGAAGTACGACCTCCGTGAGCAGACCAAGGGCAAGCCGACGCTGATCTACTTCGGCTACACCAACTGCCCCGACGTCTGCCCGCTCATCATGAGCAACATCGCCATCGCCAAGAAGTCCCTCCCCAAGGCCGACCAGGACAAGCTCCAGGTCGTCTTCGTCACCACCGACCCCGAGCGGGACACCCCGGCCTCACTCGGCAGCTGGCTCAAGGCCCAGGACGCCTCCTTCATCGGCCTCACCGGCGACTTCCCGACCATCCAGGCGGGCGCGCGCCAGATCGGCATCGGCATCGACGCCCCGAAGAAGGAGAAGGACGGCACGGTCGTCTCGATGCACGGCTCCCAGGTCATCGCGTTCTCCCCGAAGACCGACAAGGGGTACCTCGTATACAGCGAGGACACCTCGCCCGACGACTACACCAAGGACCTCCCCAAGATCGTCAAGGGGGAGACTCCGTGAACCGCCGCACCACCCTCGCCGGCGTCATCGCCCTCACCACCGGGCTGACACTGGCGGGGTGCTCGTCCTCGGACAGCAAGCCCGAGCTGAAGGTGACCGGCGCGTTCATGCCGCAGCCCGTCAGCGACATGGCGGCCGGTTTCCTCGTCGTCAAGAACAGCGGCGGCACGTCCGACCGGCTCACCTCGGTCACCAGCCCGCTCTCGGACGACGTCACGATCCACGAGACGAAGAACCAGACGATGCGCATGGTGACGTCCTTCGAGGTGCCCGCGGGCGGCGAGCTGGATCTGGAACGCGGCGGAAGCCACATCATGTTCATGAAGCTCAAGCAGCAGCCCAAGCAGGGCGAGAAGGTGTCCGTGGAGCTGCACTTCGAGAAGGCCGACCCGATAAAGGTCGACCTTCCCGTGAAGGAGACCACCCACAACCCGAAGAAGCAGTGAGGGACTGACTCGCCATGACAGCCACCGCCCCGCACTTCGGACCGTCCCCGTCCACCCACGCGCCACGCCGCCCACTCGCCGCGGCCGCACTCCTCGCCGCCCTTGTCGGCATGGTGTTCGGCCTGCTGCTGGGCGGCGCGGGCCCCGCGTCCGCGCATGCCGCGCTCACCGGGAGCGATCCGCAGGACGGGGCGGTGGTCGACACCGCTCCCAAGGAAGTCACTCTCACCTTCTCCGAGCAGGTCGCCATGGGCGACGGCTCCATCAGGGTCCTGGACCCGGGCGGCAAGCGCGCCGACACCGGCGCCGCACCACGTGATCTGCAGAACGGCTCCACCGTGAAGTACGGCGTCTCGCTGCACACCGGGCTGCCCGACGGCACGTACACCGTCGCCTGGCAGGCCGTCTCCGCGGACAGCCACCCCGTCTCGGGCGCCTTCACCTTCTCCGTCGGAGCCCCCTCCAAGACCACCGTCGCCCTCCCGACGGACGAGGCCGGGGGCGGCCTCGTCGGCACCCTCTACGACATCGCGCGCTACGCCGCGTACGCCGGTTTCATCCTGCTGGCCGGCGGCGCCGCCTTCGTATTGGCCTGCTGGCAGCGCGGGGCGGGCGCACGCCCCCTGCAACGCCTGGTCGTACGCGGCTGGATGACCCTCACCGCGGCCACCCTGGCCATGTTGCTCCTGCGCAACCCGTACACCGGCTCCGGGAAGCTCGTGGACGCCTTCGACCTCGACGGTCTGAAGGCCGTGCTCGACACCAAGCCCGGGGCGGCACTCGTATCCCGGCTGCTGCTGCTCGGCGCCTCCGCACTCTTCGTCGCCGTGCTGTTCGGGGCATACGCGAAGCGCGACGACGAGCGCGAGAAGAAGGACCTCACCTTCGGACTGGCCATCGGCGGCACGGTGATCGCCGCCGGGATCGCCGGGACCTGGGCACTCGCCGAACACGCCTCGACCGGGATCCAGCCGGGCATCGCCATGCCGGTCGACGTGCTGCATCTGCTGGCCG
This region includes:
- a CDS encoding YcnI family copper-binding membrane protein, with protein sequence MNVSRIALAGGIAASTVLILAGTASAHVSVQPQGEAAKGGYATVNFKVPNERDNAATTKVEVNFPTDHPLASVMPQAVPGWDIEVTRSKLAKPLEMHGQKINEAVSKVTWTAKGDKDERGIRPGDFQQFPLSIGQLPEDADQLVFKAIQTYDNKEVVRWIEEQKDGAAEPESPAPVLKLTAATADEHSAAAGATAKAADKQTTAASDESSSDTTARVLGIVGIVIGAAGVTFGVLAGRRRTA
- a CDS encoding SCO family protein; this translates as MRKKTVLAAAFVAAAALTLSACGSSDDGAKKPIADVSVQAKTKAATVLDQPFTKPDLVLTDTHGKKYDLREQTKGKPTLIYFGYTNCPDVCPLIMSNIAIAKKSLPKADQDKLQVVFVTTDPERDTPASLGSWLKAQDASFIGLTGDFPTIQAGARQIGIGIDAPKKEKDGTVVSMHGSQVIAFSPKTDKGYLVYSEDTSPDDYTKDLPKIVKGETP
- a CDS encoding copper chaperone PCu(A)C, yielding MNRRTTLAGVIALTTGLTLAGCSSSDSKPELKVTGAFMPQPVSDMAAGFLVVKNSGGTSDRLTSVTSPLSDDVTIHETKNQTMRMVTSFEVPAGGELDLERGGSHIMFMKLKQQPKQGEKVSVELHFEKADPIKVDLPVKETTHNPKKQ
- a CDS encoding copper resistance CopC/CopD family protein, whose protein sequence is MTATAPHFGPSPSTHAPRRPLAAAALLAALVGMVFGLLLGGAGPASAHAALTGSDPQDGAVVDTAPKEVTLTFSEQVAMGDGSIRVLDPGGKRADTGAAPRDLQNGSTVKYGVSLHTGLPDGTYTVAWQAVSADSHPVSGAFTFSVGAPSKTTVALPTDEAGGGLVGTLYDIARYAAYAGFILLAGGAAFVLACWQRGAGARPLQRLVVRGWMTLTAATLAMLLLRNPYTGSGKLVDAFDLDGLKAVLDTKPGAALVSRLLLLGASALFVAVLFGAYAKRDDEREKKDLTFGLAIGGTVIAAGIAGTWALAEHASTGIQPGIAMPVDVLHLLAVAAWLGGLAALLVALYRTPDIEAAAVRRFSRIAFGSVLVLTATGIYQSWRQVGTWSALTGTGYGQLLLVKVGLVAVLVGIAWISRRWTARLITSGTGGEGAELRADARDEIEVEESRAPGASDTVAEDPARATQLARQRAAVATAEKKRIRDADPDRSGLRRSVLAEVGVAVALLAVTTVLTSTEPGRTEEEAARASTAAAAPAAEGPVNLTLRFDTGGENGKGTVRMDIDPARTGANELHIWIDSIDGKAMDVPELKLAFTLGSKDIGPLPVVPVRLTEGHWTASNVQIPMAGNWKVAVTVRTSDIDQTTIDKNVKIG